A genomic region of Mycobacterium sp. Aquia_213 contains the following coding sequences:
- a CDS encoding PPE family protein, whose translation MFYGAFPPEFNSGRMYTGPGAESLVTAATAWANLAAELQSIATSYSSVLSNLTTGPWVGPSSLAMAAAAAPYVAWMQQTAAQAAQTAAQATQAAGAYETAFAAHVPPPLIAANRELLAQLMATNLLGQNTGAIAATEAQYGEMWAQDGEAMDTYFASSATASNSLEEFSPAPQTTNEEAPAMQAAAVTASSNTAAGNAATTLAAAATTTPSGYSGPLAWLAQLATDYQNFWTNLLNTVPGGANFYTQFYNALKIPLGLTTQYNDIGLLINFPVSQWLKFAPPAAYGALPKDALGAGLGALGFSRGTLFDAITPTAGFSRGTLVGSLTVPPSWASATPAIRTVAAALTAAGPEAIPAAALGEGSLFSSMGMAGMLGSALGAGGPTVVGNSIRNRMTPIKDLKDKNSPENLKRLVAQISEKPETVQHHNVDQAGLDALLEQLAKKPGIHAVHLKKGKSKVIPSEEAQLG comes from the coding sequence ATGTTCTACGGAGCCTTTCCACCGGAGTTCAACTCGGGCCGCATGTACACCGGTCCGGGAGCGGAGTCGTTGGTGACGGCGGCGACGGCCTGGGCGAACCTGGCCGCCGAATTGCAGTCGATCGCGACCTCCTACTCGTCGGTGCTCTCGAATCTGACCACCGGGCCCTGGGTGGGCCCGTCATCGCTTGCCATGGCGGCCGCGGCCGCTCCGTACGTGGCCTGGATGCAACAGACCGCCGCGCAGGCCGCCCAAACCGCGGCCCAAGCGACCCAGGCGGCCGGCGCGTATGAAACGGCATTCGCCGCGCACGTGCCGCCGCCGCTGATCGCGGCCAACCGTGAACTACTCGCGCAGCTGATGGCGACCAACCTCCTCGGGCAGAACACCGGGGCGATCGCGGCCACCGAGGCGCAATACGGCGAGATGTGGGCCCAAGACGGCGAGGCGATGGACACCTACTTCGCCTCTTCGGCTACGGCCTCCAACAGCCTGGAGGAGTTCAGTCCGGCACCCCAGACCACCAACGAGGAGGCGCCTGCGATGCAGGCGGCCGCGGTCACCGCGTCGTCCAACACCGCGGCCGGCAACGCGGCGACTACGTTGGCCGCCGCGGCCACCACGACGCCCAGCGGCTACAGCGGTCCACTGGCGTGGCTCGCACAGCTGGCCACGGATTACCAGAACTTCTGGACGAACCTGCTGAATACCGTTCCGGGCGGGGCAAATTTCTACACGCAGTTCTACAACGCCCTGAAGATCCCGCTGGGACTCACCACGCAGTACAACGACATAGGTCTGCTGATCAACTTCCCGGTGTCGCAGTGGCTCAAGTTCGCCCCACCCGCGGCGTATGGCGCACTCCCGAAGGACGCGCTGGGAGCCGGCCTGGGCGCACTGGGCTTCAGCCGGGGCACCTTGTTCGATGCGATCACCCCGACGGCCGGCTTTTCCCGCGGCACCCTGGTCGGATCATTGACAGTCCCACCCAGCTGGGCCTCGGCCACCCCGGCCATCAGGACGGTGGCGGCCGCGTTGACGGCCGCCGGTCCGGAGGCCATTCCCGCGGCCGCGCTCGGCGAGGGCAGTCTGTTCAGTTCGATGGGAATGGCCGGGATGCTGGGCAGCGCACTCGGCGCGGGAGGTCCCACCGTGGTGGGCAACAGTATCCGCAATCGGATGACCCCGATCAAAGATCTGAAGGACAAGAACTCGCCGGAAAACCTCAAACGGCTGGTCGCACAGATATCGGAGAAACCCGAAACGGTGCAGCACCACAACGTCGATCAAGCAGGTCTCGATGCGCTGCTTGAGCAGTTGGCCAAGAAGCCCGGAATCCACGCGGTGCACCTGAAAAAGGGGAAGTCCAAGGTCATCCCGTCCGAAGAAGCGCAATTAGGATAG
- a CDS encoding PPE family protein translates to MLNFGALPPEVNSAKMYAGAGSGSMLAASAAWNALAAEMRAAATNYDAVIKSLVSEGWLGPASAKMVASIEPYIAWMETAAAQAEQAGAQANAAAAAYEAAFAATVPPPLVAANRVQLANLVASNIIGQNTGAIAATEAQYGEMWAQDASAMTSYTTASRAASQMTAFSDPQADTTADGTALQADAVNNALAAPLAAGAGDSIFTPGSGDDTTGLSGLLNLLSNQPNSENLLGAFLNNNSVSGLSNAFTTNGILNPTTMIDPAAAAAENAAVSGLTTSGLEDLSAGLGSAAAVSSVTSLPGAAATAAVGQASLVGGLSVPPAWAASGATVSTVAATTQVGAGAYHSFGAATPMVMEEAGAVGMPGVPLAGLPGAHEDEFAEPIYGFRPRIIGRPPAAG, encoded by the coding sequence ATGCTGAACTTTGGGGCATTACCGCCCGAGGTCAACTCGGCCAAAATGTATGCCGGCGCCGGATCGGGATCGATGCTGGCGGCCTCGGCGGCATGGAACGCGCTGGCTGCTGAAATGCGTGCTGCGGCAACCAATTACGACGCGGTGATCAAGTCGCTCGTCAGTGAGGGCTGGCTGGGCCCGGCTTCGGCGAAGATGGTGGCGTCGATCGAACCGTATATCGCGTGGATGGAAACCGCCGCCGCCCAGGCCGAGCAGGCCGGCGCGCAAGCCAACGCGGCCGCCGCCGCGTATGAGGCCGCGTTTGCCGCGACGGTGCCGCCGCCCCTGGTCGCGGCCAACCGCGTTCAGCTGGCGAACCTGGTCGCCAGCAACATCATCGGCCAGAACACCGGAGCGATCGCGGCCACCGAGGCCCAATACGGCGAGATGTGGGCCCAGGACGCCTCCGCGATGACCAGTTACACAACCGCGTCGCGCGCGGCGAGCCAAATGACGGCGTTCAGCGATCCGCAGGCCGACACGACCGCCGACGGAACGGCCTTGCAGGCCGACGCGGTCAACAACGCCCTGGCCGCCCCGCTTGCCGCCGGTGCGGGGGACAGCATATTCACGCCCGGCTCGGGTGACGACACCACCGGACTTTCCGGGCTGCTCAATCTGCTGAGCAATCAACCTAATAGTGAGAATCTGCTGGGCGCCTTCCTGAACAACAACAGCGTCTCCGGCCTGTCCAACGCCTTCACCACCAACGGCATTCTGAACCCGACGACGATGATCGATCCGGCTGCCGCAGCCGCAGAGAACGCGGCTGTAAGTGGCCTGACCACGTCCGGCCTGGAGGATCTGTCCGCGGGTCTAGGCAGTGCCGCCGCTGTGTCGTCAGTGACGAGCCTGCCGGGCGCGGCAGCAACTGCGGCAGTGGGACAGGCGAGCCTGGTGGGGGGCTTGTCCGTCCCGCCGGCGTGGGCTGCGAGCGGAGCGACGGTGAGCACCGTGGCGGCAACGACTCAGGTAGGGGCGGGCGCGTACCACAGCTTTGGCGCGGCGACCCCGATGGTGATGGAAGAAGCCGGGGCAGTGGGCATGCCCGGGGTGCCGCTGGCCGGCCTTCCGGGTGCGCACGAGGACGAGTTCGCCGAGCCGATATACGGGTTCCGCCCCCGCATTATCGGACGCCCGCCTGCCGCCGGTTGA
- a CDS encoding DUF732 domain-containing protein, producing MRRLLALLGVSAMIGLAAPAHGDPDVGADDAEFLATVRSAGIHYTDSGRAVAFGKAVCGWIGAGKAGSDLIQNLQKENPGLTTDHATLFVGISAKYYCPQQLGGSQQAAVR from the coding sequence ATGCGACGGCTTCTAGCGCTACTCGGTGTCTCCGCAATGATCGGCCTGGCGGCGCCCGCCCATGGCGATCCGGATGTCGGCGCCGACGACGCCGAATTCCTGGCGACCGTGCGCAGCGCGGGCATCCACTACACCGACTCGGGTCGGGCCGTCGCGTTCGGCAAAGCGGTGTGCGGCTGGATCGGAGCGGGCAAGGCCGGCTCGGACCTCATCCAAAACCTGCAGAAGGAAAACCCCGGATTGACCACGGACCATGCAACCCTGTTCGTGGGAATTTCGGCGAAGTACTACTGCCCCCAACAACTCGGCGGCAGTCAACAGGCCGCGGTGCGATAG
- a CDS encoding DUF732 domain-containing protein, with protein MKALPFLASVVTLIGLAAPAHADPADDTFLAALNNAGITYHDPEHAIKAGQKVCDLANSGTPELDIIRDIRDLNPAFTMTSAAKFAKAAAMAYCPEHLSTDSGGSDPRGAGIYPSS; from the coding sequence ATGAAGGCCCTCCCGTTTCTGGCAAGCGTCGTCACCCTGATCGGCCTGGCCGCACCGGCACACGCCGACCCGGCTGACGACACCTTCCTCGCCGCGCTCAACAACGCAGGCATCACTTATCACGACCCGGAGCATGCGATCAAAGCGGGCCAAAAGGTCTGCGACTTGGCTAACTCCGGCACCCCTGAGCTGGACATCATCCGAGACATCCGAGATCTCAACCCGGCTTTCACGATGACCAGCGCCGCCAAGTTCGCCAAGGCGGCCGCCATGGCTTACTGCCCCGAGCACCTGTCTACCGACAGCGGCGGCTCCGACCCCCGCGGCGCCGGCATTTACCCCAGCAGCTGA
- the eccE gene encoding type VII secretion protein EccE: protein MKAQRRFGLSLSWARVTVVFLVVVGILLIASHCPDSWQGQYHIAWWVGVGISAIIVLLSLVTHHGLTVTSGLAGWLWDWSADPGTTLAAGCTPALDYQRRFGRDKVGVREYDGRLVTVIALDGEDDAAVRHRQKSAPPASLLVRSVATGLRQFDVNLDGIDIVSVQMRRGGNAAELSKLDKLGPEEWGLVSDQPASYVRRTWLVLRMNPQSNVAAVAARDSLASTLVAATERLVQDLDAPGCSPRPLTSEEITEVDSAVLADLEPTWSRPGWRYLKHFNGFATSFWLTPSDITTETLEELWLPDAEATVVTIQLTADDGQPEVSGWVRYHSDSRLPRGVSSGLNRLTGRQLAAVRASLPAPTTRPLLVVPTRGLLSDDDLVLQVGQVREGAERLLAGQ, encoded by the coding sequence ATGAAGGCTCAGCGCAGGTTTGGGTTGTCTTTGTCGTGGGCGCGAGTCACGGTCGTGTTCTTGGTCGTCGTCGGGATCCTGTTGATCGCCAGTCACTGCCCCGACTCGTGGCAGGGCCAGTACCACATCGCCTGGTGGGTGGGGGTCGGCATCTCGGCGATCATCGTGTTGCTGTCGCTGGTCACCCATCACGGCCTCACCGTGACTTCCGGCTTGGCCGGCTGGCTCTGGGACTGGTCCGCCGACCCGGGCACCACGCTGGCTGCGGGGTGCACGCCCGCGCTCGACTACCAGCGCCGATTCGGACGCGACAAGGTCGGCGTGCGGGAGTACGACGGACGCCTGGTCACCGTGATCGCACTCGACGGCGAAGACGACGCGGCAGTGCGCCACCGCCAGAAGAGCGCACCGCCGGCCAGCCTGCTGGTGCGATCGGTCGCCACCGGACTACGTCAGTTCGACGTCAACCTCGACGGCATCGACATCGTTTCGGTGCAAATGCGCCGCGGCGGCAACGCCGCGGAGCTGTCCAAGCTCGACAAGTTGGGGCCCGAAGAGTGGGGGCTGGTCAGTGATCAGCCCGCGTCGTACGTGCGCCGCACCTGGCTGGTGCTGCGGATGAACCCGCAGTCCAACGTCGCAGCGGTCGCGGCCCGTGATTCGCTGGCTTCGACGCTGGTCGCGGCCACCGAGCGGCTGGTCCAGGATCTCGACGCACCGGGCTGCTCGCCGCGGCCGTTGACCTCCGAGGAGATCACCGAGGTCGACAGCGCCGTGCTCGCGGACCTGGAACCGACCTGGAGCCGCCCCGGCTGGCGCTACCTCAAGCACTTCAACGGGTTCGCGACCAGCTTCTGGTTGACGCCGTCGGACATCACCACCGAGACGCTGGAGGAGCTATGGCTGCCCGACGCCGAGGCAACCGTGGTGACCATCCAGCTCACCGCCGACGACGGTCAGCCCGAGGTGTCGGGCTGGGTGCGCTATCACAGCGATAGCCGGCTGCCCAGGGGCGTGTCGTCCGGGCTCAACCGGCTCACCGGCCGCCAGCTGGCCGCGGTGCGCGCCAGCCTGCCCGCGCCGACGACCCGCCCGCTGCTGGTCGTGCCCACCCGGGGGCTGCTTTCGGACGACGATCTAGTGCTTCAGGTAGGCCAGGTGCGGGAGGGCGCTGAGCGCTTGCTTGCAGGTCAATGA
- a CDS encoding PPE family protein, with protein MLDFGALPPEINSGRMYVGAGSGPMLAAAAAWDELAAELYSTAALYGSTIQSLSVGPWTGPSSIAMAAAATPYVQWMSATGAQAEQAATQAKLAAGAYEAAFVATVPPPVIAANRSLLATLIATNILGQNTPAIAATEAQYMEMWAQDAAAMYGYAGSSATASQLQPFSEPPQTTNDSGSGLQAAAVGQSSTASGTNTALNLTQAVSTNAAAAAAPSTGLTVPPAVTNWNTIWSAITGVFSPQSWTTIPGGPFLSFGQTYAWAQNGQAAQAYLAGPKYISGQLEPLTRSAAVRGMLSSAVGGSPVTGSMGKSALVGSMSVPQGWTEAAPNIRMLAQALPSNLAAGVPAASLIGEEGVFSQMALSSLAGRAVAATATHTVSGNAATAAALGGLVAEADPAAATIIVIPALED; from the coding sequence ATGTTGGACTTCGGGGCGTTACCACCGGAGATCAACTCCGGTCGAATGTATGTCGGTGCGGGATCGGGGCCGATGCTGGCCGCCGCGGCGGCATGGGACGAGTTAGCCGCCGAGCTCTATTCGACCGCGGCTCTGTACGGCTCGACGATTCAGAGCCTGTCCGTGGGGCCCTGGACCGGTCCCTCCTCGATCGCGATGGCCGCCGCGGCTACACCGTATGTGCAGTGGATGAGCGCGACGGGGGCTCAGGCCGAGCAGGCGGCCACCCAGGCCAAGCTGGCGGCGGGTGCCTACGAGGCGGCCTTCGTGGCGACGGTGCCGCCGCCCGTCATCGCGGCCAACCGCTCGCTGCTCGCGACATTGATCGCCACCAACATCCTGGGCCAAAACACCCCGGCGATCGCGGCCACCGAAGCCCAGTACATGGAGATGTGGGCGCAGGACGCCGCCGCGATGTACGGGTACGCCGGCTCGTCGGCGACGGCGTCGCAGCTGCAGCCGTTCAGCGAGCCGCCGCAGACCACGAACGACTCGGGTTCGGGGTTGCAGGCGGCCGCGGTGGGCCAGTCGAGCACCGCGTCGGGCACCAACACCGCCCTCAACCTCACCCAGGCCGTGTCGACGAACGCCGCGGCGGCGGCCGCCCCGTCGACGGGGCTGACCGTGCCGCCGGCCGTGACCAACTGGAACACCATCTGGAGCGCCATCACCGGCGTGTTCTCCCCCCAGTCATGGACGACCATCCCCGGTGGTCCGTTCCTGTCGTTCGGACAGACCTACGCCTGGGCCCAGAACGGGCAGGCTGCCCAGGCCTATCTGGCCGGGCCGAAATACATCTCGGGCCAGTTGGAGCCGTTGACGAGGAGCGCCGCCGTGCGGGGGATGCTCAGCTCCGCGGTCGGCGGCAGCCCGGTCACCGGGTCGATGGGCAAGTCGGCCTTGGTCGGAAGCATGTCGGTGCCGCAGGGCTGGACCGAGGCCGCGCCGAACATCAGGATGCTTGCGCAGGCGCTGCCCAGCAACCTGGCGGCCGGTGTCCCGGCCGCCTCACTGATCGGTGAGGAAGGCGTTTTCAGCCAGATGGCGTTATCCAGCCTGGCCGGCCGCGCCGTTGCCGCCACCGCAACCCACACGGTGAGCGGCAATGCCGCCACGGCGGCCGCCCTGGGCGGCCTCGTCGCCGAAGCCGACCCCGCCGCCGCCACCATCATCGTCATACCGGCTCTGGAGGACTGA
- a CDS encoding PPE family protein encodes MFDFAALPPEVNSTKMYSGPGSGPLLAAAAAWNALAAEMRSAATDYESVIRELTSAGWFGPSSASMLAAAAPFLTWLNTTAAQAEQTGMQASAAASAFEAAFGATVPPPVVAANRTLLANLVATNIFGQNTPAIAATEAQYMEMWAQDAGAMNGYAVASNSAARITPFTSPQTNTTPDAAEGQNEAVSQAANTAAGNAQSLLSASNVSANDVNALAAPQASGGLYWYLTQFLDGNNNTALGQFLQSNFFANSILNGSLAGGPFNPQSIIGTVQNFNFLHATATTLGGLDDFAVGAEGVTSAANLSSSTTGLGGASAAIGNAHLVGSMSVPQSWATAANITPGQGPAPVTGLSDIGTSGTPAAGGPGGVAGPLGGTGRRLRRAIPRYGFRPVVMPRPPAAG; translated from the coding sequence ATGTTCGATTTTGCGGCGTTACCGCCGGAAGTCAATTCGACAAAGATGTATTCCGGCCCCGGCTCGGGGCCGTTGCTCGCGGCTGCCGCCGCATGGAACGCGCTTGCTGCCGAAATGCGTTCCGCGGCAACCGATTACGAGTCGGTGATCAGAGAGCTGACCAGCGCAGGTTGGTTCGGCCCGTCGTCGGCGTCGATGCTGGCCGCGGCCGCACCCTTTCTGACTTGGCTGAACACCACGGCCGCACAGGCCGAGCAGACCGGCATGCAAGCCAGCGCGGCCGCGTCGGCGTTTGAGGCGGCGTTCGGGGCGACGGTGCCCCCGCCGGTCGTCGCGGCCAACCGCACTCTGCTGGCGAATCTGGTGGCCACCAACATCTTCGGGCAGAACACCCCGGCGATCGCGGCCACCGAAGCGCAGTACATGGAGATGTGGGCGCAGGACGCCGGGGCGATGAACGGCTACGCCGTCGCGTCGAACTCCGCGGCACGGATCACGCCGTTCACCTCGCCGCAGACGAACACCACCCCCGACGCGGCGGAGGGACAAAACGAAGCTGTCAGCCAGGCGGCAAATACGGCTGCCGGGAATGCGCAGTCGCTGTTGTCGGCTAGCAATGTTTCAGCCAATGACGTCAATGCTCTTGCCGCGCCGCAAGCGTCGGGAGGCTTGTACTGGTACCTAACGCAATTTCTGGACGGGAACAACAACACGGCCCTGGGCCAGTTCCTGCAAAGCAACTTCTTCGCCAACTCGATCCTGAACGGTTCGCTTGCCGGCGGTCCGTTCAACCCGCAATCCATCATTGGAACGGTGCAGAACTTCAATTTCCTGCATGCGACGGCCACGACGCTGGGCGGTCTAGACGACTTCGCCGTCGGCGCCGAAGGCGTCACTTCCGCCGCCAACCTGTCATCCAGCACAACCGGCCTGGGTGGCGCATCTGCCGCAATAGGCAACGCGCATCTGGTGGGTTCGATGTCGGTGCCGCAGAGCTGGGCTACCGCGGCCAACATCACGCCCGGTCAAGGGCCGGCGCCGGTAACCGGTCTCAGTGACATCGGGACATCCGGCACGCCCGCGGCAGGCGGACCGGGAGGCGTCGCGGGGCCACTGGGTGGCACCGGCCGCCGGCTGCGCCGCGCCATCCCCAGGTACGGGTTTCGCCCCGTCGTCATGCCCCGTCCACCGGCCGCCGGATAA
- a CDS encoding DUF732 domain-containing protein: protein MKRLMAILGVAAMIGLAGPAYADPVPEPNGDDAGFLAALRQAGFSFSSEGAAVAAGRAVCSCLNNGEDNLELLHDVKSRNPGMDMEMASNFALISAKFYCPHQLSKA from the coding sequence ATGAAACGGCTAATGGCGATACTTGGCGTTGCCGCCATGATCGGTCTCGCAGGGCCGGCGTACGCCGATCCCGTGCCGGAGCCGAATGGCGATGATGCGGGCTTCCTTGCCGCACTGCGGCAAGCCGGCTTCAGCTTCTCCAGCGAGGGTGCTGCCGTCGCGGCAGGACGAGCAGTGTGCTCCTGCTTGAACAACGGCGAGGACAATTTGGAGCTGCTCCACGACGTGAAGAGCCGCAATCCCGGCATGGATATGGAGATGGCATCGAACTTCGCGTTGATCTCGGCGAAGTTCTATTGCCCGCACCAACTTTCGAAGGCCTGA
- the eccA gene encoding type VII secretion AAA-ATPase EccA, giving the protein MSRPQSAAEDARNAMVAGLLASGISVNGLQPSHNPQVALRMFTTATTRDPAMCDAWLARLLAGDQSIEVVSGAWAAVSTFGWETRRLGVTEIQFHPDVSDGLFLRLAVLSVESLACAYAAVLAEAKRYEEAVKLLDGIEPRQPIDEELIAYVRGILYFRAGRWPDVLVQFPEGKIWRNPELKAAGAAMATTALASLGVFEEAVRRSQDATEADRVPGAANVALYTQGMCLRHLGREEEAVEVLRRVYSRDPKFGPAREALDNPNYQLLLTDPETIEARTDPWDPDSAPTREENEAARQAETAAKYLEEGDEELNAMLGMERAKQEIKLIKSTTRVNLARAKMGLPVPVTSRHTLLLGPPGTGKTSVARAFSKQLCGLTVLRKPVVVETSRTKLLGRYMADAEKNTEEMLEEALGGAVFFDEMHTLHEKGYQQGDPYGNAIINTLLLYMENHRDDLVVFGAGYAKAMDKMLEVNQGLRRRFSTLIEFFSYTPDELVALTRLMGQENEDVITEEAAQDLLPSYTRFYLDESYSEDGDLIRGIDTLGNAGFVRNVVEKARDHRSFRLDDEDLDAVLAADTTEFTELQLLRFRELSGEDLLEGLSAAVAEKKSS; this is encoded by the coding sequence ATGAGCCGCCCGCAATCAGCGGCGGAGGACGCCCGTAACGCGATGGTTGCCGGCCTCTTGGCGTCGGGAATCTCCGTCAACGGGCTACAGCCCAGCCATAACCCGCAGGTGGCGCTGCGGATGTTCACCACGGCCACCACGCGCGACCCGGCGATGTGCGACGCCTGGCTGGCACGGCTGCTGGCGGGTGACCAGAGCATCGAGGTGGTTTCCGGAGCCTGGGCGGCGGTCAGCACGTTCGGTTGGGAAACCCGTCGGCTCGGTGTCACGGAAATACAGTTCCATCCCGACGTCTCCGACGGGTTGTTTCTGCGACTGGCGGTCCTCAGCGTGGAGTCACTCGCGTGCGCGTACGCCGCGGTGCTCGCCGAGGCGAAGCGTTACGAGGAAGCCGTCAAGCTGCTCGATGGCATCGAACCCCGCCAACCCATCGACGAAGAGCTGATCGCCTACGTGCGAGGCATTCTGTACTTCCGCGCCGGGCGATGGCCGGACGTGCTCGTGCAATTCCCCGAGGGAAAGATCTGGCGCAACCCCGAGTTGAAGGCCGCCGGCGCGGCGATGGCGACCACGGCGCTGGCGTCGCTCGGCGTGTTCGAGGAGGCGGTTCGGCGCAGCCAGGACGCCACCGAGGCGGATCGGGTACCGGGCGCGGCCAACGTCGCCCTGTACACCCAAGGCATGTGCCTACGGCACCTCGGACGCGAGGAAGAAGCCGTCGAGGTGCTGCGCCGGGTGTACTCGCGGGACCCCAAGTTCGGTCCGGCCCGCGAAGCTCTGGACAACCCCAACTACCAGTTGCTGCTCACCGATCCGGAGACCATCGAGGCCCGCACCGACCCGTGGGACCCGGACAGCGCCCCGACCCGCGAAGAGAACGAGGCGGCTCGGCAAGCCGAGACGGCGGCCAAGTACTTGGAAGAGGGCGACGAGGAACTCAACGCCATGCTGGGCATGGAGCGAGCGAAGCAAGAGATCAAACTCATCAAGTCCACGACCAGGGTGAATCTTGCCCGCGCAAAAATGGGCCTTCCGGTGCCCGTGACCTCGCGCCACACTTTGTTGCTGGGCCCACCCGGGACCGGAAAGACCTCGGTGGCGCGCGCGTTCAGCAAGCAGCTGTGCGGATTGACCGTGCTACGCAAGCCGGTGGTGGTGGAAACCAGCCGCACCAAGCTGTTGGGCCGCTATATGGCCGACGCGGAGAAGAACACCGAGGAGATGCTCGAGGAGGCGTTGGGCGGAGCGGTCTTCTTCGACGAGATGCACACATTGCACGAAAAGGGCTACCAACAGGGCGACCCGTACGGCAACGCGATCATCAACACCCTGCTGCTGTACATGGAGAACCACCGCGACGATCTGGTGGTCTTCGGCGCCGGCTACGCCAAGGCGATGGACAAGATGCTCGAGGTGAATCAGGGTCTGCGACGGCGCTTTTCGACCCTCATCGAGTTCTTCAGCTACACGCCGGACGAGCTGGTGGCCCTGACCCGCTTGATGGGCCAGGAGAACGAAGACGTCATCACCGAGGAAGCGGCCCAGGACCTGCTGCCGTCGTACACCAGGTTCTACCTCGACGAGAGCTACTCCGAGGACGGGGACCTGATTCGCGGTATCGACACGCTCGGTAATGCCGGCTTCGTGCGCAATGTGGTGGAGAAGGCCCGCGACCACCGGAGCTTCCGTCTCGACGACGAGGACCTCGACGCGGTACTGGCCGCCGACACCACCGAATTCACCGAGCTTCAGCTGCTCCGGTTCAGGGAGCTCAGCGGGGAAGACCTGCTCGAGGGCCTCAGCGCGGCAGTCGCCGAGAAGAAGTCGAGCTAA